A genomic stretch from Pomacea canaliculata isolate SZHN2017 linkage group LG2, ASM307304v1, whole genome shotgun sequence includes:
- the LOC112558103 gene encoding uncharacterized protein LOC112558103, with protein sequence MISSHSTQGELWMEDSNFTNLSITGDVPTIFNVTLTVCLRRCLAYSTCSTIFYHQELQACNVCLQPCARTLLPYPGFRCFRSRKTSMCPPPPELAWALPSHAIGYYGDDITYSCQPGTVQNGTDTGRRTCNETGQWSLVSGEKDPTCTANIIIGDWVRVKITAVMTPHMEYKTLIPGAIGYVGWNITSILLVYYPWISCSATPNEKYEILSMSHHVSHSESVTCPKKSFFYLQLG encoded by the exons ATGATATCAAGTCATTCAAC GCAGGGAGAACTGTGGATGGAAGACTCAAACTTCACCAACCTGTCGATCACAGGGGACGTCCCAACTATTTTCAATGTAACACTCACCGTGTGCTTACGTCGTTGTCTCGCgtacagcacgtgcagcacgatTTTCTACCATCAGGAGCTGCAGGCCTGCAACGTGTGTTTGCAGCCATGTGCAAGGACCCTGTTGCCATACCCAGGGTTCAGGTGCTTTCGATCAAGAAAGA CCTCGATGTGCCCTCCTCCTCCTGAACTTGCGTGGGCGTTGCCAAGTCACGCCATTGGTTACTATGGTGACGACATAACTTACAGCTGTCAGCCGGGGACGGTTCAGAACGGCACGGATACAGGGAGGCGCACTTGCAACGAAACTGGACAATGGTCGCTGGTTTCTGGTGAAAAAGACCCTACTTGTACAG caaacatcatcattgGAGACTGGGTGCGCGTCAAGATCACAGCAGTGATGACACCACACATGGAGTATAAAACCTTGATTCCTGGAGCCATCGGTTATGTAGGAT GGAACATTACCAGTATTCTACTCGTTTATTATCCTTGGATATCATGCAGCGCCACGCCTAATGAAAAGTATGAAATCCTGTCGATGTCTCATCACGTAAGTCATAGTGAATCTGTTACTTGCCCCAAAAAGTCATTTTTCTACCTACAGCTCGGTTAA